The genomic window ATGGCTCCTCATCTGCCAAAGGTACGATATGGTGGATTTGCTCACGAACTTCATCTAATCCTTTGCTTGCGGCATCTCTTAACTGCTTCAAGCTCATCTGCGCTTCATCAGGTTCTGTTTTCACCAAATAGGAGACAGCATCCAAACCCATAATAACCGACGTCAGTGTATGGCCAACGGTATCATGTAATTCCCGTGCTAGTCGGTTGCGTTCTTCTAATAACGTTATAGTCTCTACTTGTTTTGCATATTGTTCAAGTACTTGACGTTGTTGTTCATTTTCATCTAATAGGTGTTGCATCTTTTGTTGGACATGTATTATTTTCCAAATAATGCACCCCAATCCGAAGAAGAGAAATCCTTCTAAAATAGCAAGATTAAAGGAGGATAATGGTGTAACTAGTGCCATCGTAATAGACGGAATGATTGAGAACCAAATCCATAGTGGCACCCTAAGTCTTACAGTATGTATTTGAGCAGCAGCACACATAGCTGGAATCGCAATATAAGAAAAGTATTTTCCTATTTCATAAGAACTATATAGGAGGAATAACCCACTAAGAGTCAGTTCGAGAACGGGATAAATCCATTTGTTCATTCGTTCACTTTTTAACCATATAAGTTGAGGAATAACCCCCGCTATGAGGGCAGAAAAAAATAATAGATAGCTGTTTTCAATTTCACTCTGATAGAAAAAGACCAGCACAATCCAATGCATTAGGACCCAAATCATTCTTGTGTAAAATAAAACACGGTGTCCCCAGTGAGAACCTATAAGGCTAGACATATTGGTAAAATCCCCCTTCCACACTCCTTCTGATTATACAAAATTTTTAGATAGTTGTGTGTAATTTAAAAAGTCATATATGACTTTCTTGGAAAATACCTTACTGTAGGCACTACGCCTTATTACCTTCTATTTTGCATAATAACAGTAGAATTAAAAAAATCACAAAGCTTAAAGGAGAAATGGAGCCATGAAAAAACTACAATTATTTTTTAAGAATCATCCTTTTATATTTGCATTCTTCGTATTGATTATGAGTCGTATTGCTGGATTAGTCACAGTTAGCTTAATACAAATGGTTAGACCAGACTGGACTATCGCTAGTGAACTTGGCTGGTTATTGATGGTTATCTATGCGGGGACGGTTGTTAGTCTAGTATATTGGGCTGATGTTGCTGACGAAATAGGTCTTAGGAAACCTACTTCAAAAAAAGAATGGTTGTATTATATCCCTTTCTTATCTATACCGTTATTCATTTTATCGATTAATGGAGTTTCTAGCTGGGGCTTTACGCAAAATATGTTACTCTTAATGGCTGCTATTGGCGTAGCAGTAAATGAGGAAGTATTGTTTAGAGGGTTATTACTTCGAGGATTTATGAAATGGGGACCTTGGGTTGCTATTTTCGTTCCGAGTTTGCTGTTTGCACTAGTTCACTCCACTAATGTTTTTGTAGGAGGGGACCCGACGTTTGCCGTTTTCCAGACTATTTGGACGCTTGCAGCGGGAGTTTTACTATCTGCAATTAGACTACGTGCTAACAGTCTATATCCGGTCATACTGTTACACATCT from Bacillus sp. HMF5848 includes these protein-coding regions:
- a CDS encoding sensor histidine kinase, with the protein product MSSLIGSHWGHRVLFYTRMIWVLMHWIVLVFFYQSEIENSYLLFFSALIAGVIPQLIWLKSERMNKWIYPVLELTLSGLFLLYSSYEIGKYFSYIAIPAMCAAAQIHTVRLRVPLWIWFSIIPSITMALVTPLSSFNLAILEGFLFFGLGCIIWKIIHVQQKMQHLLDENEQQRQVLEQYAKQVETITLLEERNRLARELHDTVGHTLTSVIMGLDAVSYLVKTEPDEAQMSLKQLRDAASKGLDEVREQIHHIVPLADEEPLLIKLNKIAEEFALYTGTKIDFNHVGADVVVPLPIKMIFVRCMQESLTNAKRHGGANQIQITLTLQSNQISLTIHDNGRGTENLQYGYGLTKMRERIDAYHGELEIKSGENIGTTVHCQLPLKYRKVG
- a CDS encoding CPBP family intramembrane glutamic endopeptidase produces the protein MKKLQLFFKNHPFIFAFFVLIMSRIAGLVTVSLIQMVRPDWTIASELGWLLMVIYAGTVVSLVYWADVADEIGLRKPTSKKEWLYYIPFLSIPLFILSINGVSSWGFTQNMLLLMAAIGVAVNEEVLFRGLLLRGFMKWGPWVAIFVPSLLFALVHSTNVFVGGDPTFAVFQTIWTLAAGVLLSAIRLRANSLYPVILLHILIDGVEYFSTGEFGVHSEAFPIITLALFSALNAILAIYAVILFYKKQYHKNQAVAENTNVI